TGAATTTTAAGCTTGATAAAGGATACAATCTGCTTCACAACTTCCGAAGGACTAAAGAGATCAATTACTCTTTTGTGAATCCTCATTTGAAATCTGTCCCAAGTCTTTGACCCTTCACCACAGGGGGTCTTACGAGTAGTAATTCTCAATATCTTAGTGGGCATTCGAACAGGACCCTTCACACGTAGCTTCTGCTTCTTAGCCCCAAATATTAGGTCACTGCAAACTGAAAAGATGGGATAAAATTAATAAGCAGCATAAACTACAATATACGAGAAAAAGGACGCACATTAATCAGAGGTTCCTTAGATAATCAGCCATTATCATTAAGATTTTTATGATAGCATCATACAATACAGTCAAAATTTACAATATAGACTGACTCTACAACCTTTCCATGCAAGTACAAGCTACCTCTTGTGGCTGCAGGCTACAATATCAATCCCATGCAACCAAGAAATCTTAAGAGTGCCTGATGTAAAATGCAAGGTGATGGGCTAAACGAAacaatcaactaaatttcgccacgGAAGATTATGCTTACGATATCCCAGAGCTCTCCCCGCAAAACAAACCGAGCACAAGTTACGAAATGCAATTCCTATTCAATGCAACTGAAGTGAAACCACAATACCGAAGTTTATATTTCTAAAATTAACTAGAAACTTCACATTAACAGTACCAATGCGCCAGCTTTATAGTACTAAGTGTAAAACAAAAATCGTGATCACTTTGGTTGCATGCGTTAAGCGTCCTTAGACACACGTCTGTTTCATAGTACGTACAACTTTTACGAACTCAAATTAAATACTAATTGACAGTGCTAAAGATAAGAATAATTAAGTTCCATACTGGCCACATTAGAAAATATGTTGGATAAATGCTCATCCACGAATGCGGTAACAAAAAGGAAGAAACTATCAGCAATTTGAGTTTGATAGAATCCTTGAGCGATACACAATCACATGAAAGTCAAGTTACAACTGACGACTTTAAAGTGAATTTTAGTATACCTTTCTCTAAACTTCTTACATTCCTTGACGTGAGAGTTATTCTGATACGATGAATTGTTGGGGCTTCCGCTCCTGGCTTGTCCGGGTCCTTATTGAAAGCCTGTAAATACCACGTGGTACGGAAGTAATCACAAATTATCAGATACCGAGGATTTAAATTACAGTAACAAGATATATGAAATATAGATACCATTTCTGCAGTTAATAGATCACCTGGTCGAGATAATCAATTCGTTCCAAAAATTGACCAGCGCTGAACCAGGATTCACCACCACCTACAACCACGCTTCACATGAGAAAGAGTACATACTACATACTTCAGTTCACTTCCTGTAGTAGGAGGGGTACAGCCAATCAGAACCCTCTTGATGGCGCGAACCAAAGCACACAATCGGGCAGAACATCTGTGAGATCCTCGTAGACACTTTGCCGAAGACAAatcttaagcccggtccacacgcaacgatctgtctgcgcagacatcggcgcagatgtctgtacatgcaaaagatcgctgcaaatgtggtgtgttcacacgacacaaaccccaatctactactcgcccgccatctgtcggtgtagaaaagaaataacagtggcaagcgactacgctccccgagaacgtcaaaatttaattcagttattttgaaaaatagaaatggaggaagttctgttgtggtctgtgttcgcaacttgtgttgcaaaaaacattcagaccaaccgcaggaaacagagaaagcggtcaaaatggtgcagacagtggctgctgaagcgaaagcagttttgtcacgtaaatttactgcgagagttgcagggcgaacctgttttgttttacataacctcgtgttccatttcctcgcacattggcactccaatttcattttcaattgtactcctgcttggtcttggcgtttcttgatcactaagaaagccaagtagataaaaataccataacgttggctggtatacttgatctgctcctacaccagatcttctagatttctgaactttggataactcttttcggtaaacagttcgctgacagactaatttacttgacttgccttcatgaactcatctttcaggaaagcgtaaatagcttcacatgtgttgggtattatttcactcaatgcttgtttcgatattgcagatgaaaattccaaatcattgtagctccttcctgttgctaggaatcttaatgttactgccaggcgttcatgaggagaaatttcccttctcgtacaagtatttttctcataatatgaggggttacatgctttaagagataattataagtttcgacatccagccgcaaataatttcgccagttcgcaacgaaattatttttttattaccgtttctctgtttgccgaggcgccaactgcccgcaatttttcaattagagcattgtatgctgctgtctttttgtctcggtcactatattctttacttttaatcttccacaaacatgggtggtttctgtatatttcaatgaattcacttacaaactctcgagaacactgacgagtatcagccattttaatgccctgtgcacacaaatacaaacactagactgagcaaacagctgtttcgtgccagatttgcgacgatctcctgtccacacgctccaacttgtctgcgcagatgtggtttgaaccgacagatttgagaggtttcgctcaaacctccaactccaacttccaggtttgcacacacctcaggttggtgcaaatcttatgttcacacgcaacgatctgtctgcgcagatgtgatgtgcgcagacatttgcgcagacagatcgttgcgtgtggacgggcctttaactTCAGAAGACAACCACTACATTTCCATGCGACACGTCTTCCGAATGGCGAAAATCTCTCAgttgtgtttacatgttaaggtctgagcGATTTTGCTAGCCCAGTTACTTATGGCTTCTGGAGAATAGCTGTAAAATTTTATGATAAAGTCAGCACAATCGCTATACCTCTTGAATAAGAAGAGTTGCAAACAGCTTCAATCTAATATTTCTACGTATCAGTCACTGAACAAAAAGCCTCTCCGTCGATATTAgccgaaatttttaaaaacaagacgaaacctgacagccAAAGCACTTTTCAAAACCAATTGCGTTtccatgggagcgaaaatcgattgcggataTGGAAAACCGGTaactagaagcggatttccagaatcgattttgaagtgtttatatgACCACCCAGAAAAGCGGGATTGGGAAATAGGTTTACGAAATTCGGTTTTGGAAGCCTTGGGTAAACAGGGTGAATTATCACCATTTGGCTTTGCAGCTCATTGTGTTTACCGTATTTGCGGTtcaaattgttggatgtaaggtccgtcAGTTCACAAATATGTTTCaaaacctctgtgccatcatcagtgggtttctgtttattCTTTACACTAGGTTTGCATGCCTTTTCAAGGACcatttgtgtattatttattacaggtagcttggcATGTTTTTGTGTGTCAAACTCTTTTTTCTCAGTATCCTGATGAGGTGTTACGAAGCTCACGTAAATATAACGCATATGGTCGTAAAAGCACTtcactttgcacttcaccaaaacatATTGTAAATTTAGCCCTTGTGCTTGACTGAATCAAATTTGGTAGTACGACAACAAAACTGGTTTTCCAAAAATCAGTTGCTTTGCACCAATGGTGTCTGTAAATTAGCTGTGCCGCATTCGTCAGTACTGTGACACGATAATACAGCCAAAGGTCGACTTGCACGTAATGATATGGAAGGGGATGCCAGACAATCCACGACATAATTCATAAGCTGGCCCTCACACAGGTTGTCAACAGAATGGGAAGGGTCATAAACATCTAGGTTCCTAAGGAAGATATTATTGTCTTCGATGTTGGTAGAAGGAACAGTGTCGTCGTGTGCTAATATCGAAAATTAAACAGTGTTTCAACATGCAACGAAAACTTGCACATGCATCCACCCATCGTCGACATCAGAAACAAGTGAGTGCTTTCTGCACATGTGATCTGATTGTaaactggcagtaaagaaagggctAAGACGTTATTTTCCAGTTGCAGTTTTTTTTGTTGTTATCTGTAGCACTAAGAAAAACAGTTACGAAAGTATCCTACCACTGCCTCGAAAACAGCTAACACTACATACCAACTGACATAACACAATTTCCAAGAAGAGCTTCTTTCAAGAAACTGCTTTTTTACGTAAAAGTCCGCGAGAAAAACATACTGGAAGAGACATTCTAGTGTTTTACAAATAAAGTATCTTGGTTTACAATTAAGTCTGGATGAAAAAAGTTATTAAGGAAACAAGGAATATTATTGACAATAGGAATCAAACAAGTTCTTAGTTGTTACTTGTATTCCTTGCAAAATTACATTCTGAATACTTTACAGTCAGCGACATATGGGCAGGTGCTCTGTCCTAATAGAAGTAAGTGTACATCTTTTCCTCCTCCACCTCCATTAATGCTGTCACGAATGGTTTCAAAGTTTTGTCAATGTAGTGCACGGACGTcagtgtctgatgaaagaagatgggacgaATAATGCGGCGTGCTGATATTGCGAACCACACTCCATCCTTCAGCACATGCAATGGTGTTTTGTGGAAGTCATGTGGAGCCTTTACTGCCCAAAACCTGCAATTCTGTGAGTttacataaccactcaggtgaaaccaggcttcatcaggcAAAAGGAAcaaatccatgtccaagccattcattgttatatCAGCTAAcacccactcacaaaactggaggcgctaaGGGGCATCTGCTGGTTTTGATGCATTAACAGCAGACACTCAGTAGGGAGGTATGTGCTGGTCGAGGTGGAGTACTTGTCcacatgatcgacgtgatatgccggtctctttCTATAGGCATCGGGTTGATTCTTAGCATTCTCAAATATTTTCTGATGAActgcagacaaaatttctggtttggcctcacgtttcaaatttattttttaacttgTTCAGAATAGATTCTGCCTGACGCCATTTTCGACTAAGCATCGCATAGCACTCTTTGCTGACACTTTGAACCAttaaacttcacagcaaacaactGGCCACGCCGTTTCCACGAGTTTGTCGTCACATAACTTTCTATAATGAGCAcccactgctccactgtgagtaccttCATCCACTTTGCActtctccactcacactgacatggCACACACCATGCTCTGAATCAGTGTGGATCACATGGTGGGCATGCATGTGGTGTGTGTGTGATGGGGTGTGGTTATTTTCGTACTTTCAGTCAAGTCATAACCACTCGTCCagcccacttttatttgcctcaacCCATACTACTGCAACGTCGCGGACCACGCAGGTCTtcctgggttaaatacaatgaatcgAGTACAGACATAAAGTAATCTATGTTGCCTTGGAAACTTGAATAATTTTCTCGCGTGTTTCAACCagtaattttgttttcagtatctGAAATACATAGCGCTTTAAGCCAGAATCGTCCCAATGGTGCATCGTATTGAGGTGTTCATCAGAGTAGTCTTAAACTGCCTTGACACTGGTTTGAAAAATTTTCTCGGTCTCTCCTGAACCGATCTTGACCAAAATTTGTTCAGGACAGTGCGTTCAAACTGTTCGTAGTCAATACATTTATCTGCTGTATCGTTTGCCCACACTGCAGCCATGGCTTGTATGTACTGTGTAAGAAAATGGATCTTTTCTTGAGTGGTCCACGTCCTGGGAAAAACTGTTTTGAATGAGTTTATGAATACAACACTTTGGACAGTGTTTTTCCTGGGATATATGCCTGAAGCTGATAGTGTTGGAATAAACTCTCATCAACTAGTACAGTCGACAAGTGAGGTAGTGGACTTCAGATTATATTATCTTGAATAACTAGGCATCATACAGATTTCATTACCATAATTTCGCACTGACTGCACGCAACCAGAGTTTTTAGGCGTGGGTGCAACAGTGCGTGAGGAATGTGTCATtacttcttttatttgttttaattcCTTTCTAAAAAGGACGACTGGGAAGATACATTTTGTTGCCAAACCGAGAGATATTTGTCAAAGTTTTCCTTATGAAGTTTCAATTCCCAAATCTGTCCAGGTTTGGCAGcctcattgtttgcaaattatctgCTAACCAACTGTTGCACATTTGCAGTAACTCTTCACTAATTCACTTATCAACGTGTTTGTCTTTGTTGTCAATCTATTTGAATAATTACTGCTGAAGATATTCGTCTAATCAACAAATTGTAGCTTTGTGATGAAATGCTATATTTTGGTTTGAAGTGTTTGTAGCATTTCACTGGGTGTGGAGTTTTCTGTTACCAGCTTGTGTACATTCATAGACAATTTTTTACAGAAATTTGATATTATCACATTGTTAGTTAATGTCTGTTGCTATTGTTTCAAGTTTTGTTTTCTTCTGATATGTGTCCTACATGTAGTGAAATGTTATCAAATTGTGTCTGCAGATTAGCTGAAATCGCTGAGAGTTATGAAAGTTGGGTGATGATATTTTGTGTTGCTTCTTGAATGTTGTTGTCAGTTCAGCTGATGCCATTGAagcagtttcagattttatttaaattatgaaaatgaCCATATTAGTTTTAATAGTCATGTTAGTTTTTAGAGTGGACACTCCAGCGCTAAGAGTGGAGATCACATATTTTGTGCCCATTTGTTCCATATTTAGTCCGCTATAA
This genomic interval from Schistocerca serialis cubense isolate TAMUIC-IGC-003099 chromosome 8, iqSchSeri2.2, whole genome shotgun sequence contains the following:
- the LOC126416211 gene encoding 40S ribosomal protein S20 gives rise to the protein MAFNKDPDKPGAEAPTIHRIRITLTSRNVRSLEKVCSDLIFGAKKQKLRVKGPVRMPTKILRITTRKTPCGEGSKTWDRFQMRIHKRVIDLFSPSEVVKQITSISIEPGVEVEVTIADEGKD